The proteins below are encoded in one region of Kogia breviceps isolate mKogBre1 chromosome 8, mKogBre1 haplotype 1, whole genome shotgun sequence:
- the LOC136794626 gene encoding uncharacterized protein isoform X2: protein MTSADSVPLRTLEARGELSPPDRIHTQARLTPDNQEQRTSRRRECRKAVSSAPSEFTLANGTPGPCPSTRDHGRPTPSAWRAPRKSSWRPGSGGTSDVAALAGETFPPRPLARRPGCRSLASRETCERVRTALPPGSWDFPASGSRPVAARASPSPGGAQADLESSEVCRAVRPRVEGGKGKDDLTVGPWGAIR, encoded by the exons ATGACTTCTGCCGATAGTGTTCCTCTCCGGACCCTCGAGGCTCGAGGTGAGCTGAGCCCGCCCGATCGAATTCACACTCAGGCCAGACTCACTCCAGACAACCAGGAGCAGAGAACTTCCCGGAGGCGAGAGTGCAGAAAAGCCGTGTCTTCTGCGCCCAGTGAATTTACGCTAGCTAATGGGACGCCCGGGCCGTGCCCGAGTACTCGCGACCACGG GCGCCCGACTCCGTCCGCGTGGCGCGCACCCCGGAAGAGCTCGTGGAGACCCGGAAGCGGCGGGACCTCCGACGTCGCTGCTCTCGCGGGCGAAACCTTCCCGCCCCGCCCACTTGCGAGGCGCCCGGGTTGTCGAAGCCTCGCGTCGCGCGAGACCTGCGAACGCGTCCGCACCGCCCTCCCGCCCGGCAGCTGGGACTTTCCCGCCTCTGGGTCCCGGCCGGTGGCTGCCCGGGCCTCACCGTCCCCGGGAGGAGCCCAAGCGGATTTAGAGTCTTCGGAAGTCTGCCGTGCCGTCCGGCCACGGGTAGAGGGAGGCAAAGGAAAGGACGACTTGACAGTGGGCCCGTGGGGGGCCATTCGGTAA